The genomic window ATGACCGAGGATTGCCTGGGCAGACCAGTAGAAGAGACCGAAGCTACACATTTCTATGATTAAGCTTCTCTTTTACTTCAGTGTCTGACACAAGCAGTCGGAGATGAAGTGATGTGAAGGAGACAGGAAGTTTTAGAATCTCCTTGAAGTGTAGTTGATTTTAGTATACAAAAGAAGGCCGGGACGCGTTCACCGACGCACCGGCCTTCTTTGTTTCATGGTAACAGTATCGTTTTTGTGTACTTGTGCAGTATGTTATAAAGGGTATACCTCGCACCCTTAGAATGACCTCAGAGTACGACAACCTGTAATATCTCGTGTTTGCAAACATCAAGTGCATATCTTTGTATTAACCAGATTCAACCTTTTTTGAAAGGGGTTATTGCATGTATTGCCAAAAGAGACGAAATCCTTTGATGCTTATATGCATGGCTGTAATATTTGGTATCTATGGCTGCAGTTACCAGCAAAACGATTTTTCGAACGAGAAACCGCCATATGCACACGGACATCTTGAAAAAGACCCAGGCCCAAGGCACGAACGTTTGCACAAGGGTGAGAACAAAGCCACGTACGATAACCAGGAAGACAACAGGGCCTTTTCCGCCATAAACAAGAAGTCCGGTGTTATCTTTATCGAAAAAAGTGCGCCTCCGGAGATTCAGGTCAACAGACCATTTGACTATCTTATCAAGATTACGAACCTTACCGATGAAAGGGTGCATGACGTTGAGGTAACCGAAACATTTTCCCCAAAATACAAAATAAAAAACACTATCCCCAAATCACGGAAAGGCCCGGGGGAAGGAACCGTAACGTGGTCAATAGGAGACCTGGGACCGAATGAAATGAAAGAAATTCGGGTAACTGGTGTCTCATTAGAAACCGGAGACATGCCGTTTTGTACCGATGTTACTTATAACTTGCCGCCACTCTGCCTTATTGCAACCGCCGTGGAGCCGAAGTTGACAATTACCAAACGTGCGCCCGCGGAGGTTTTATTATGTGATTCGATACCAGTAACTCTTGTGGTCAGTAATACTGGTACCGGCATCGCCAGGAATATCCAGGTGAGGGACACCCTGCCACAAGGATTAAAAACGATCGATGGCAAGAGCAATATTGTTCAGGGAATTGATCTGTTACGGGCAGGAGAATCACGCGAGATTACCTTTACGGCTCAGGCAGACAGCCCGGGAAAGTTTGAGAATTCGGCAACGGTGGTTGCGGACGGTGGTCTGCAAGCCGAATCCAGTATGATTACCACCGTGGTAAAACAACCAGTACTGACCATTGCCAAAAAGGGACCAGAGAGGATTTATACCGGACGCGACATTACTTACACAATCGGCGTAAGCAATAAGGGTGACGGTCCGGCAGCATCATCGGTTATTGAGGACACCATACCCGGGAACGCTACTTTTGTGAAGGCAGGCCAGGGCGGTATATTATCCGGAAACACGGTTACCTGGAATTTAGGGACTTTGCTGCCTCGCGACTCAAGAAAAGTCAGCGTGACTTTACAGGGAAGAGGTCTTGGCAAAATAACAAATACCGCAACCATTAAGGGTGAATGCGCCAGCCAGGCATCAGCAACCGCTGTTACCGACGTAATCGGGATAGCTGCTATTTTACTGGAAGTAATTGACCTGGCGGACCCCATAGAGGTTGGAAGCAATGAGACCTACGAGATTACCGTGACCAACCAGGGCTCTGATTACAGCACCAATATCAGGATCGCCTGTACCCTTGAAGATACGATGCAGTATATATCCTCCGATGGGCCAACCAAGGGAACATGCGTTGGCAAGACCGTGACTTTTGATTCTTTAATAAGCCTTGCACCAAAGGCAGCAACAACCTGGAAGGTCGTTGTGAAGGCATTACGTCCCGGAGACGTTCGCTTCAAGGTCGAAATGATCGAGGACTGTCTGAGGAGGCCAGTAGAAGAGACGGAGGCAACCAATTTTTATGAATAAATTCTGACTGTTGGAGGGAAACCGGGAGATAAAACCAACGAAAACCATTACCCCGCCTCATCTGTATAATGAGGGGATATGCGGTAGATTATAACTTGACACAAAATACTCTCATTAGCTATAATTATGTTTTGATGTATCGGAATTTCAAAGTTCCCGCTACTATCTTACCCGCCCCAAACCCGGTCTCAGGAGGGAATGCAGGGGTGGATTTAATTGTGATGTAAAAATTTGCTGCAGACCTAACTCCAGAATAATTTTCATTAATGAATACCGTAAAACTATCGTATAAGGAGGGTGTTTTTGGAGAATGTATTAAATAAGGAAATAAAAAAGATCATTGACGACTGTCCTGAAGTAGGCCGTATTCTTGAGGAATATGGCATTGGCTGTGTCCCCTGTTCCGTGGGCAGCTGCCTTTTGAAGGATGTTGTGGGAATCCACAATCTTGATCCGGAACGGGAAGCCACCTTGATGTACCGGATAGAAAAGGCTATTTATCCTGATAGAAATGTTTCAAAGCCGGTGATAGATGCATCAAAAAAATCTGCGCCGAAGAAGATCACGTATTCACCACCGGTCAAAAAGCTGGTTGATGAGCATGTTCTGATCAAACGGCTCCTGGCTTTAGTCCCTACCATTGTTGATTACATTGAAAGCAGCATGAAGGTGGATAAGGATCTGGTTTTAAAATGCGTTGATTTTATTCGGACCTATGCAGACAAATATCATCACATGAAGGAAGAGGATATTTTGTTTAAGTATGTAGACGATAAGGCAGAGGTTATTCAGGTCATGTATAAGGACCATGACACAGGAAGGGGTTACATCAGACAGGTTGTTGAGGGCGCTGAAACGGGGAATAAGGCGCAAATTAAGCAAAATCTGCTTGCCTATCGGGAATTGCTCACCCAGCATATTAAAAAAGAGGATGAAATTCTTTACCCGTGGATTGATCGCCAGCTATCAACAACTCAGGTCGGCGAGATGTTTCGCAAGTGTAATGAAGCGGACGCTTCGGTAGGCGAAGAGCTACCAAAAAAGTATGAGCGGTTTATTACTGATTTAGAAGGAAAATTTTTACAGGAGGTTGTGAAATGAGTGGATGTCCAGGATCAAGAACCATGGATTTTAGCGACAAAACGGCCCAGGAGGGAAGCGAAACGGGAAAGCGCCCTTCTCAACTGAGGCAGTGGCCTATACAGATGCATTTGGTTTCCCCACTAGCACCCTATTTTCAGGGCAAGGATATTCTGCTGGCGGCAGACTGTACGGCTTTTGCCTTTGGAGAGTTCCATAAGGATTATCTCAAAGGAAAGAGCATCGCAATTGCCTGTCCAAAGCTCGATTCTGATCAGGAAGTTTATACTGAAAAGATCAAGGCATTGATTGACGATGCAAAGATTAATACCTTAACCGTCATGATCATGCAGGTGCCCTGTTGTTTTGGATTGGCGCAGATTGCTAAGGAAGGCGCAGAAAAGGCCACCCGCAAGATCCCGATTAAACAGGTCGTTGTCGGGCTGGAAGGAAACATCTTATCCGAAGAGTGGATTTAGCGCCTGGCGCACACCGGTGATAGAAAAAAATCCCTGGGGGGTTTTAAACTCCCCAGGGATTTTTTATGGAAACCTGTTTTT from Candidatus Brocadia sp. includes these protein-coding regions:
- a CDS encoding DUF11 domain-containing protein, with translation MLICMAVIFGIYGCSYQQNDFSNEKPPYAHGHLEKDPGPRHERLHKGENKATYDNQEDNRAFSAINKKSGVIFIEKSAPPEIQVNRPFDYLIKITNLTDERVHDVEVTETFSPKYKIKNTIPKSRKGPGEGTVTWSIGDLGPNEMKEIRVTGVSLETGDMPFCTDVTYNLPPLCLIATAVEPKLTITKRAPAEVLLCDSIPVTLVVSNTGTGIARNIQVRDTLPQGLKTIDGKSNIVQGIDLLRAGESREITFTAQADSPGKFENSATVVADGGLQAESSMITTVVKQPVLTIAKKGPERIYTGRDITYTIGVSNKGDGPAASSVIEDTIPGNATFVKAGQGGILSGNTVTWNLGTLLPRDSRKVSVTLQGRGLGKITNTATIKGECASQASATAVTDVIGIAAILLEVIDLADPIEVGSNETYEITVTNQGSDYSTNIRIACTLEDTMQYISSDGPTKGTCVGKTVTFDSLISLAPKAATTWKVVVKALRPGDVRFKVEMIEDCLRRPVEETEATNFYE
- a CDS encoding hemerythrin domain-containing protein; this translates as MFLENVLNKEIKKIIDDCPEVGRILEEYGIGCVPCSVGSCLLKDVVGIHNLDPEREATLMYRIEKAIYPDRNVSKPVIDASKKSAPKKITYSPPVKKLVDEHVLIKRLLALVPTIVDYIESSMKVDKDLVLKCVDFIRTYADKYHHMKEEDILFKYVDDKAEVIQVMYKDHDTGRGYIRQVVEGAETGNKAQIKQNLLAYRELLTQHIKKEDEILYPWIDRQLSTTQVGEMFRKCNEADASVGEELPKKYERFITDLEGKFLQEVVK
- a CDS encoding 4Fe-4S ferredoxin encodes the protein MSGCPGSRTMDFSDKTAQEGSETGKRPSQLRQWPIQMHLVSPLAPYFQGKDILLAADCTAFAFGEFHKDYLKGKSIAIACPKLDSDQEVYTEKIKALIDDAKINTLTVMIMQVPCCFGLAQIAKEGAEKATRKIPIKQVVVGLEGNILSEEWI